The following proteins come from a genomic window of Deinococcus aerophilus:
- a CDS encoding HAMP domain-containing protein has protein sequence MKYTIVIRQPVDAARQPELEQQLIDRFGLNAEQARKLAARRAGRLMKPTSRARAELLLSVFQSVDAEVALETVHEDTQQLSEPFQGVAPLPTARRVADPHDDTLLAPLLPATAWPSPMAPVSSAPEPSGITSAGASSGGRTATLDAPPETRATAQAFGGLTAAPDLSVFGDSAGTSFPFSSDLPPPTTNPFEPGSPSSVGSSAAALEDSASSLPSADVWSDFTGGLGMPETETPETPGTSAAPIAPMLVPGVGVGELGKGAGLRRNSLARQLTLGALVPLVLASAVTLGVLALTLPTMQRQVVQANARTVAAAVGANLTTGSQSLTYAQLDSIIAGSDVGFVRVEVPGGASYLRSRNPELNGQFNTQLTDWTRTHPNSGTLKLDGTEYVVSRVTFREDKLGRAVAAPVNAGDDQYVRRITVGLPNAQAATNLRNTLLLVLLASLLGLGLAGVFAARAARQVTEPIQRLVRAADAISMGDLSRPVQAARNDEIGDLAQALERMRLSLEAAMERLRRRRRN, from the coding sequence ATGAAATACACCATCGTGATCCGGCAGCCGGTGGACGCCGCACGGCAACCCGAACTGGAACAGCAGCTGATTGACCGCTTTGGTCTGAATGCCGAGCAGGCACGGAAGCTGGCGGCCCGGCGTGCGGGGCGGTTGATGAAGCCCACCTCCCGCGCCCGCGCGGAACTGCTGCTCAGCGTGTTCCAGTCGGTGGACGCAGAGGTCGCGCTGGAAACGGTCCACGAGGACACCCAGCAGCTGTCCGAGCCGTTTCAGGGAGTCGCCCCCCTCCCCACCGCCCGGCGCGTCGCCGATCCCCACGACGACACCCTGCTTGCGCCCCTGCTGCCGGCAACCGCCTGGCCCTCTCCCATGGCTCCTGTGTCCAGCGCGCCCGAACCCTCCGGGATCACCAGCGCCGGAGCCTCCTCGGGTGGACGGACGGCCACCCTGGACGCCCCGCCCGAAACCCGGGCCACCGCTCAGGCTTTCGGCGGCCTGACAGCTGCCCCGGACCTGTCGGTGTTTGGGGACTCCGCCGGCACTTCCTTCCCGTTCAGCAGTGACCTGCCGCCCCCGACCACCAACCCGTTCGAACCGGGCAGCCCCTCGTCTGTGGGGTCGTCTGCGGCCGCCCTGGAAGACAGCGCGTCCTCACTGCCGTCCGCCGACGTGTGGTCGGACTTTACCGGTGGCCTCGGCATGCCGGAAACCGAGACCCCGGAAACGCCGGGGACCTCGGCCGCGCCCATCGCGCCGATGCTGGTGCCCGGCGTGGGTGTGGGCGAGCTGGGCAAGGGCGCGGGGCTGCGGCGCAACAGCCTGGCCCGGCAGCTCACGCTGGGCGCCCTGGTTCCGCTGGTCCTTGCCAGCGCCGTGACGCTGGGAGTACTCGCGCTGACCCTGCCCACGATGCAGCGTCAGGTCGTGCAGGCCAACGCCCGCACAGTGGCCGCTGCCGTCGGGGCCAACCTGACCACCGGCAGCCAGAGCCTGACCTACGCGCAGCTCGACAGCATCATCGCCGGCTCGGACGTGGGATTCGTACGGGTCGAGGTGCCGGGCGGCGCAAGCTATCTGCGCTCCAGAAACCCCGAGCTCAACGGACAGTTCAACACCCAGCTCACCGACTGGACCCGCACCCACCCCAACAGTGGCACCCTGAAGCTGGACGGCACCGAGTACGTGGTCAGCCGGGTCACGTTCCGCGAAGACAAGCTCGGACGGGCGGTCGCCGCACCGGTCAATGCCGGAGACGACCAGTATGTCCGGCGCATCACGGTGGGGCTGCCCAACGCCCAGGCGGCCACCAACCTGCGCAATACCCTGCTGCTGGTGCTGCTGGCCTCGCTGCTGGGCCTGGGTCTGGCCGGAGTGTTTGCCGCCCGCGCTGCCCGGCAGGTCACCGAGCCCATCCAGCGGCTGGTGCGCGCCGCCGACGCCATCAGCATGGGCGACCTGTCGCGCCCGGTGCAGGCCGCCCGCAACGACGAGATCGGGGACCTTGCCCAGGCCCTGGAACGCATGCGTCTGAGCCTGGAAGCGGCGATGGAGCGCCTGCGCCGCCGCCGCCGGAATTAA
- a CDS encoding acyl-CoA carboxylase subunit beta encodes MTDTDTSAPAPTPSVPDSWAQALARLDADQRRVRAGGGAKAQQRQHDKNRLTARERIQRLTDDGTPFDELMTFAGWEMYQDVGGCPSGGTVTGIGTVAGRPWMIIANDATVKAGAFFPITAKKVIRAQTIAFENHLPVIYLVDSAGVYLPMQDEIFPDQDDFGRVFYLNARMSAAGIPQIAAIMGNCVAGGAYLPVMCDTLIMTEGSGLYLAGPALVRAAIGQVVDSEELGGADMHAAIAGTVDYKEPDDDAALKRVRALADLYAQGDPAPWARRRAEVRAASGRDLTGVVGFAGGQTYDVRDLITAITDGGEFHEFKPEYGETIVCGFSRVGGYPVAFVANQRTVIKKKLKSGGEPGLRTRIEVGGVIYGDSADKAARFILDANQAGVPLVFLSDVTGFMVGRDSEQEGIIRRGAKLVNAVSNSVVPKITIITGGSFGAGNYAMNGKAYGPRFIFAWPSAKYAVMSGNAAAKTLLDIQLAALKRAGHEPDDEELQRLYDEVKSKYDTELDPRYAAARLWVDEIIPPNDTRDRLIRALDACAQNPQQEDLRVGVFQV; translated from the coding sequence ATGACCGATACCGACACCAGCGCTCCGGCGCCCACTCCTTCTGTCCCCGACTCCTGGGCCCAGGCCCTGGCCCGTCTGGACGCCGACCAGCGCCGGGTTCGTGCAGGCGGCGGCGCCAAGGCCCAGCAGCGCCAGCACGACAAGAACCGTCTCACGGCCCGCGAGCGCATTCAGCGCCTCACCGACGACGGCACGCCGTTCGACGAACTCATGACCTTTGCCGGCTGGGAGATGTACCAGGACGTGGGCGGCTGTCCCAGTGGAGGCACGGTCACAGGCATCGGCACGGTGGCGGGCCGTCCGTGGATGATCATCGCCAACGACGCCACCGTGAAGGCGGGCGCGTTTTTCCCGATCACCGCCAAGAAGGTGATCCGCGCGCAGACCATCGCCTTTGAGAATCACCTGCCGGTGATCTACCTGGTGGACTCGGCCGGCGTGTACCTGCCCATGCAGGACGAGATCTTTCCCGATCAGGACGACTTCGGGCGGGTCTTTTACCTGAACGCCCGCATGAGCGCAGCGGGCATTCCGCAGATCGCGGCGATCATGGGCAACTGCGTGGCGGGCGGCGCGTACCTGCCGGTGATGTGCGACACGCTGATCATGACCGAGGGCTCGGGGCTGTACCTCGCGGGGCCGGCGCTGGTGCGCGCCGCCATCGGTCAGGTCGTGGACTCCGAGGAACTCGGCGGGGCCGACATGCACGCCGCGATTGCAGGAACCGTGGACTACAAGGAGCCGGACGACGACGCGGCCCTGAAGCGGGTGCGCGCCCTGGCCGATCTGTACGCGCAGGGCGACCCCGCGCCGTGGGCCCGGCGCCGCGCTGAGGTCCGCGCCGCGTCGGGGCGCGACCTGACCGGGGTGGTGGGGTTCGCGGGCGGCCAGACCTACGACGTGCGTGACCTGATCACGGCCATCACCGACGGCGGCGAATTCCACGAGTTCAAGCCCGAATACGGCGAGACCATCGTGTGCGGGTTCTCGCGGGTGGGCGGCTATCCGGTGGCCTTTGTCGCCAACCAGCGCACCGTCATCAAGAAGAAGCTCAAGTCCGGCGGCGAGCCGGGGCTGCGGACGCGCATTGAGGTCGGCGGCGTGATCTACGGTGACAGCGCGGACAAGGCCGCCCGCTTCATCCTGGACGCCAACCAGGCGGGCGTGCCGCTGGTGTTCCTGAGTGACGTCACCGGTTTCATGGTGGGCCGCGACTCCGAACAGGAGGGCATCATCCGCCGGGGGGCCAAGCTGGTGAATGCCGTGTCCAACTCCGTGGTTCCCAAGATCACCATCATCACGGGCGGATCGTTTGGGGCCGGCAACTACGCCATGAACGGCAAGGCCTACGGGCCGCGCTTCATCTTCGCGTGGCCCAGCGCCAAATACGCCGTGATGAGCGGCAACGCGGCGGCCAAAACGCTGCTGGACATCCAGCTCGCCGCCCTGAAACGTGCCGGGCACGAACCCGACGACGAGGAACTGCAGCGTCTGTACGACGAGGTCAAATCCAAGTACGACACCGAACTCGATCCCCGCTACGCCGCCGCGCGGCTGTGGGTGGATGAGATCATTCCCCCCAACGATACCCGCGACCGCCTGATCCGCGCCCTGGACGCCTGTGCCCAGAACCCCCAGCAGGAGGACCTGCGGGTAGGCGTGTTCCAGGTTTAG
- a CDS encoding nucleoside hydrolase produces MIPPTPVILDGDPGHDDAINILLALASPELDVLGIGTVFGNVGLEHTTRNALVTRELTRHSVPIYAGADRPLVAPRISAEAVHGHSGLDGPHLPPPQRGAEAGHAARFIIEAVRARPGEITLLPTGPLTNLALALRLAPDIAPLIRQVVWMGGSTDTGNWTPAAEFNALADPHAAHIVFSSGVPLTMFGLNVTHQAIAHPARVQAFRNLGTRAGEFVAVLLEFFAEHHRERYGWDGGALHDPMTAAWLLRPDLFVSRSMYVEIDLTDGPSAGRTVADVWHVTGRPQNVQVVTQVDADGFFALLVERIKRYP; encoded by the coding sequence ATGATCCCGCCCACGCCCGTGATTCTGGACGGCGACCCCGGACACGACGACGCCATCAACATCCTGCTCGCGCTGGCCAGCCCGGAACTGGACGTGCTGGGCATCGGCACGGTGTTTGGCAATGTGGGCCTGGAACACACCACCCGCAACGCCCTGGTCACCCGCGAACTGACCAGACATTCCGTGCCCATCTACGCCGGAGCCGACCGGCCGCTGGTGGCCCCGCGCATCAGCGCCGAGGCTGTTCACGGGCACAGCGGGCTGGACGGCCCGCATCTGCCCCCTCCCCAACGGGGCGCGGAGGCCGGTCACGCCGCCCGCTTCATCATCGAGGCGGTGCGGGCCCGGCCCGGAGAGATCACGCTGCTGCCCACCGGGCCGCTGACCAACCTGGCCCTGGCCCTGCGTCTCGCCCCGGACATCGCGCCGCTGATCCGGCAGGTGGTCTGGATGGGCGGCAGCACCGACACGGGCAACTGGACGCCCGCCGCCGAATTCAACGCCCTGGCCGATCCCCACGCCGCGCATATCGTCTTTTCCTCCGGCGTGCCGCTGACCATGTTCGGCCTGAATGTCACGCACCAGGCCATCGCACACCCCGCCCGCGTGCAGGCCTTCCGGAATCTGGGCACGCGGGCGGGCGAGTTCGTGGCCGTGCTGCTGGAATTCTTCGCCGAACACCACCGCGAGCGCTACGGCTGGGACGGCGGCGCGCTGCACGACCCCATGACGGCGGCGTGGCTGCTGCGCCCGGACCTGTTTGTCTCGCGTTCCATGTATGTGGAGATAGACCTGACCGATGGCCCCAGCGCGGGCCGGACCGTGGCGGATGTCTGGCATGTCACCGGGCGGCCACAGAACGTGCAGGTCGTGACGCAGGTGGACGCCGACGGATTTTTCGCGCTGCTGGTGGAGCGGATCAAACGGTACCCGTAG
- a CDS encoding PA2169 family four-helix-bundle protein translates to MMNNEQATDKLQYLLGTLRDGEKGFSEAAEHADDPKLKSLFSERSAQRAQLAGEVEAKIASLGDKPREGGSVGAALHRTWLNVRDAVTGRDDYAVVAEAERGEDTAIQNYQDVLDDKELPADLRAFVETQYAQVKASHDQIRDLKHSMKPD, encoded by the coding sequence ATGATGAACAACGAACAGGCCACCGACAAACTGCAGTATCTGCTGGGCACCCTGCGCGACGGCGAGAAGGGGTTTTCCGAGGCCGCCGAACATGCCGACGACCCCAAGCTCAAGAGTCTGTTCAGCGAACGCAGCGCCCAGCGTGCCCAGCTGGCCGGTGAGGTCGAGGCCAAAATTGCCAGCCTGGGAGACAAGCCCCGCGAGGGCGGCAGCGTGGGCGCGGCCCTGCACCGTACCTGGCTGAACGTGCGTGACGCGGTGACGGGCCGAGACGATTACGCGGTGGTCGCCGAGGCCGAGCGCGGTGAGGACACGGCCATTCAGAACTATCAGGATGTGCTGGACGACAAGGAGCTGCCCGCCGACCTGCGCGCCTTCGTGGAAACCCAGTACGCACAGGTCAAGGCCAGCCACGATCAGATCCGCGATCTCAAGCACAGCATGAAACCCGACTGA
- a CDS encoding RelA/SpoT family protein: protein MEELRVLVAGRPAAERDGIERAYVFARDAHAGVNRRSGEPYITHPVAVAVVLARLGMDSDSIMAGLLHDTVEDVEAVTFEQIEAGFGRDVARIVEGETKVSKLSKQGSQAAQVSDAGRDMQAENLRQMLIAMTDDIRIIVVKLADRLHNMRTLGSMKPEKQLRIARETMEIFAPLAHRLGIGQIKWELEDLSFRYLYPDEYTYLQSRLRTRQEERDTLIGEAVTELQEALTDDLELPEWVSDIDIAGRSKHLWSIHNKMQREGKGLEQIFDLLAIRVILTPKELIVPAGTDEKRRERAEQTREKRICYHTVSIVHSMWTPLPGRFKDYIAVPKPNGYQSLHTTVISQSGQPIEVQIRSRRMHEVAEYGVAAHWMYKQGAQLAQRDRENWILQLRELQDEINDASDYMDAVKTDILGQRVRVFTPRGLAISLPAGSTSIDFAYHIHSRIGETTVGARVNGSIVPLSHKLGNGDMVEIVTSKNGHPSKDWLNFAVTRSARAKIRHHFRQLERDDALQRGHDMLERHLRKRQLPVRQLMRTKLLEDAAQKLLGSRNPDELYFALSAGKITPSTVGKVLSPSLASEQGTAPSKRAPKPRPPESGGVYVEGMSTTTKLSNCCSPIRGDQIMGYLTRGRGVSIHRIDCPNMIRLLKDEPERCVAASWDVGTAGQTLVDLDVVAPDRSGLLADILGVLSAEKRSPLKVEANVDLNDVAHILLRLGVRGNADLENVRAAIQKVEGVTDIVRLGRNGGRGRSGASA, encoded by the coding sequence ATGGAAGAACTCAGGGTACTGGTGGCGGGTCGTCCGGCGGCAGAAAGAGACGGCATCGAACGGGCCTATGTCTTTGCGCGCGACGCGCACGCCGGGGTCAACCGCCGCAGCGGCGAGCCGTACATCACGCATCCGGTGGCGGTGGCCGTGGTTCTGGCGCGGCTGGGCATGGACAGCGACAGCATCATGGCGGGGCTGCTGCACGACACGGTCGAGGACGTCGAGGCCGTGACCTTCGAGCAGATCGAGGCGGGCTTCGGGCGCGATGTGGCGCGCATCGTGGAGGGCGAGACCAAGGTCAGCAAGCTCAGCAAGCAGGGCTCGCAGGCCGCCCAGGTCAGCGACGCCGGGCGCGACATGCAGGCCGAGAACCTGCGCCAGATGCTGATCGCCATGACCGACGACATCCGCATCATCGTGGTCAAGCTGGCCGATCGGCTGCACAACATGCGCACGCTCGGCAGCATGAAGCCCGAAAAACAGCTGCGTATTGCGCGTGAGACCATGGAGATCTTCGCGCCGCTTGCGCACCGCCTCGGGATCGGGCAGATCAAGTGGGAACTGGAGGACCTCAGCTTCCGCTACCTGTATCCCGACGAGTACACCTACCTGCAAAGCCGCCTGCGGACCCGTCAGGAGGAGCGCGACACCCTGATCGGCGAGGCCGTGACCGAGTTGCAAGAAGCCCTGACCGACGACCTGGAACTGCCCGAGTGGGTCAGCGACATCGACATTGCCGGGCGCAGCAAGCACCTGTGGAGCATCCACAACAAGATGCAGCGCGAGGGCAAGGGCCTGGAGCAGATCTTCGACCTGCTGGCCATCCGCGTGATCCTCACGCCCAAGGAGCTGATCGTGCCGGCCGGCACCGACGAGAAGCGGCGTGAGCGCGCCGAGCAGACGCGCGAGAAGCGCATCTGTTACCACACCGTCTCCATCGTCCACAGCATGTGGACCCCGCTGCCGGGCCGCTTCAAGGATTACATCGCGGTGCCCAAGCCCAACGGCTACCAGAGCCTGCACACCACCGTGATCAGCCAGAGCGGCCAGCCCATCGAGGTGCAGATTCGCTCGCGGCGCATGCACGAGGTCGCCGAGTACGGCGTGGCGGCCCACTGGATGTACAAGCAGGGCGCTCAGCTGGCCCAGCGTGACCGCGAGAACTGGATTCTGCAGCTGCGCGAGCTGCAAGACGAGATCAACGACGCCAGCGATTACATGGACGCCGTGAAGACCGACATCCTCGGTCAGCGGGTGCGGGTCTTCACGCCGCGCGGTCTGGCGATCAGCCTGCCGGCGGGCAGCACCTCCATCGATTTCGCCTACCACATCCACAGCCGCATCGGGGAGACCACCGTGGGCGCGCGGGTCAACGGCAGCATCGTGCCTCTGTCCCACAAGCTCGGCAACGGCGACATGGTGGAGATCGTGACGAGCAAGAACGGCCATCCCAGCAAGGACTGGTTGAACTTCGCCGTGACCCGCAGCGCCCGCGCCAAGATCCGCCACCATTTCCGTCAGCTGGAACGCGACGACGCCCTGCAGCGCGGTCATGACATGCTCGAGCGCCACCTGCGCAAGCGGCAGCTGCCGGTGCGCCAGCTGATGCGTACCAAGCTGCTGGAGGACGCGGCCCAGAAGCTGCTGGGCAGCCGCAACCCGGACGAGCTGTACTTTGCCCTGAGTGCGGGCAAGATCACCCCGAGCACGGTGGGCAAGGTGCTGTCTCCCAGCCTCGCGAGCGAACAGGGCACCGCGCCCTCCAAGCGCGCACCCAAGCCCCGCCCGCCCGAGAGCGGCGGCGTCTACGTGGAGGGCATGTCCACCACGACCAAGCTCAGCAACTGCTGTTCGCCGATCCGGGGTGACCAGATCATGGGTTACCTGACGCGTGGGCGCGGGGTGAGCATCCACCGCATCGACTGTCCCAACATGATCCGGCTGCTCAAGGACGAACCCGAACGCTGCGTCGCGGCGAGCTGGGACGTGGGCACGGCGGGACAGACCCTGGTGGATCTGGATGTGGTGGCTCCGGACCGCTCCGGGCTGCTGGCCGACATCCTGGGCGTGCTGAGCGCCGAGAAACGCAGCCCGCTGAAGGTGGAGGCCAATGTGGATCTCAACGACGTGGCCCACATCCTCTTGCGGCTGGGGGTGCGCGGCAACGCCGATCTGGAGAACGTGCGCGCCGCCATTCAGAAGGTCGAGGGCGTCACCGACATCGTGCGCCTGGGCCGCAACGGAGGGCGTGGGCGCAGCGGAGCCAGCGCATGA
- a CDS encoding GGDEF domain-containing protein produces the protein MSPRPPDRRVGPHVTERAAVVPEQELRQALHRRLALMTLACGLPVIAVLWGVELRKETPSPELLGFYPTLSLLCLWAVYWVSRGRPVDLLLRVIFTLNLVFILEQSYFGSAAVQNSSAQGNLNLYLMLIANTIISYLIFNIRPAGILTLGAFIASFGLTVLSFALNGALRQLLFTLQLQVSTGAILLLVHALAWYKDRFTTQSHEQRVLEYEASTDPLTGLPNRRSLYRQIEGLLRDEERGDCGSVILFDIDHFKRVNDLYGHPTGDGALLHIAGLLTDFARPEDTPGRWGGEEFMLVLPHTPAEAAAALAEQLRATLSAAPYDPVGQITASFGVAACLPGDTLTRLTTRADSALYRAKQEGRNRVVLADPDRMPDHTFLTA, from the coding sequence ATGTCGCCGCGCCCTCCGGACCGTCGGGTTGGACCGCACGTCACAGAGCGTGCTGCCGTGGTTCCCGAGCAGGAATTGCGGCAGGCGCTGCACCGGCGGCTGGCGCTGATGACCCTGGCATGCGGTCTGCCGGTGATCGCCGTGCTGTGGGGCGTTGAGTTGCGCAAGGAAACGCCCAGTCCAGAGCTGCTGGGCTTTTATCCCACGCTGTCGCTGCTGTGCCTGTGGGCGGTGTACTGGGTCTCCCGGGGCCGCCCGGTGGACCTGCTGCTCAGGGTCATTTTTACCCTGAACCTGGTATTTATTCTCGAGCAGTCCTACTTTGGAAGTGCCGCCGTCCAGAACTCATCGGCCCAGGGCAACCTGAATCTCTATCTGATGCTCATTGCCAACACGATCATCAGTTACCTGATCTTCAATATCCGGCCGGCCGGCATCCTGACTCTGGGCGCTTTCATCGCCTCCTTCGGCCTGACCGTGCTGTCTTTCGCGCTGAACGGAGCGCTGCGACAGCTGCTGTTCACCCTGCAGCTGCAGGTGTCGACCGGAGCCATCCTGCTGCTCGTTCATGCGCTGGCATGGTACAAGGACAGGTTCACCACGCAGTCGCACGAACAGCGTGTGCTGGAATACGAGGCCTCCACCGACCCGCTGACCGGCCTGCCCAACCGCCGCAGCTTGTACCGGCAGATTGAGGGCCTGCTGCGGGATGAAGAGCGGGGAGACTGTGGCAGCGTGATCCTGTTCGACATTGACCACTTCAAGCGGGTCAACGACCTGTACGGCCACCCGACCGGCGACGGTGCGCTGCTGCACATCGCTGGATTGCTGACGGATTTTGCCCGGCCGGAAGACACCCCGGGCCGCTGGGGCGGTGAGGAGTTCATGCTCGTGCTGCCGCACACGCCCGCAGAGGCCGCCGCCGCCCTGGCTGAGCAGCTCAGGGCTACCCTGAGCGCCGCGCCCTACGACCCGGTGGGACAGATCACCGCCAGCTTCGGGGTGGCCGCCTGCCTGCCGGGAGACACCCTGACCCGGCTGACCACCCGCGCCGACAGCGCCCTGTACCGCGCCAAGCAGGAGGGCCGCAACCGCGTGGTCCTCGCCGACCCCGACCGGATGCCCGACCATACCTTCCTGACCGCCTGA
- a CDS encoding PH domain-containing protein: MMGPVQGRSVPVAAAPASPVLRAVTWGVPALLMAGAFIPDEDSTPLQRGAAVVLALALLAWFLLAPRRLAYTLTPDAVVIQRALNQTRLPYSELSARTTSGILGLRTFGTGLPGYLSGHFLLAHDEQGVRRVLAAASRGRGGVLLQSGSRHYFLTPADPGAFLAELARRGAQVTS; this comes from the coding sequence ATGATGGGGCCCGTGCAGGGGCGCAGCGTTCCGGTGGCGGCGGCCCCGGCCTCGCCCGTCTTGCGCGCCGTGACCTGGGGCGTGCCTGCGCTGCTGATGGCGGGGGCGTTCATTCCCGACGAGGACAGCACTCCACTGCAGCGGGGCGCGGCGGTTGTTCTGGCGCTGGCGCTGCTTGCCTGGTTCCTGCTGGCCCCGCGCCGCCTGGCCTATACCCTGACCCCGGACGCCGTGGTGATCCAGCGCGCTCTGAACCAGACCCGGCTGCCCTACTCGGAGCTCAGCGCCAGGACCACCTCCGGCATACTGGGCCTCCGCACCTTCGGGACCGGGCTGCCGGGGTACCTGAGTGGTCATTTTCTTCTGGCCCATGATGAGCAGGGCGTCAGGCGGGTGCTGGCGGCCGCATCAAGGGGCCGGGGCGGCGTGCTGCTGCAGTCGGGAAGCCGTCACTACTTCCTGACGCCCGCCGATCCGGGTGCGTTCCTGGCAGAACTCGCGCGGCGCGGCGCACAGGTCACCTCATGA
- a CDS encoding YqjF family protein, which produces MSSTPTASHPWILRMAWHDLCFMHWPVDPDTLARTLPPGVVLDTYRGQAWLGAVPFRMADVAPRGVPGVPGLSAFPELNLRTYVTAGGEAGVWFYSLDAAQPLAVRLARQFFHLPYFDARMWVSRENGVTRYASLRTHRQAPPGRFAAAYRPVGDPISAPPGSLEDWLTNRLNLYSADPRGRVYRGRIEHDVWPLRRAEAVIRHNTLAAPLGLDLGGEPHLLHAGELRVRARGLERVR; this is translated from the coding sequence ATGTCCTCCACCCCCACCGCCAGTCACCCCTGGATTCTGCGCATGGCCTGGCACGACCTGTGCTTCATGCACTGGCCCGTGGACCCCGACACCCTGGCACGCACCCTGCCCCCCGGTGTGGTCCTCGACACCTACCGTGGCCAGGCGTGGCTGGGCGCGGTGCCGTTTCGCATGGCAGACGTGGCCCCGCGCGGGGTGCCGGGCGTGCCGGGGCTGAGCGCCTTTCCCGAGCTGAACCTGCGCACCTACGTAACGGCCGGGGGCGAAGCGGGGGTGTGGTTCTACAGCCTGGACGCCGCGCAGCCCCTGGCCGTGCGCCTGGCGCGGCAGTTCTTTCATCTTCCGTACTTTGACGCCCGGATGTGGGTGTCGCGCGAGAACGGCGTCACCCGTTACGCCAGCCTGCGCACCCACCGTCAGGCTCCGCCCGGCCGGTTTGCCGCCGCGTACCGGCCCGTCGGCGACCCCATCAGCGCGCCGCCCGGCAGCCTGGAAGACTGGCTGACCAACCGGCTGAACCTGTACAGCGCCGATCCGCGCGGGCGGGTGTACCGGGGCCGCATCGAGCATGATGTGTGGCCGCTGCGCCGGGCCGAGGCGGTCATCCGCCACAACACGCTGGCCGCGCCGCTGGGACTGGACCTGGGCGGAGAACCCCACCTGCTGCACGCCGGGGAACTGCGCGTGCGGGCAAGGGGGCTGGAGCGGGTGCGGTAG
- a CDS encoding acyl-CoA dehydrogenase family protein — MTSTLDRSAQTPSPNVQPMNDDQRTIVGALRAFLKNKVEPGAAERDQTGEFPLQIVQELGEMGIMGAQTPEEYGGSALDTATFAMIIEEIAAVDGSLCLTVASHNSLCQGHILIGGTEAQKAKFLPDLAAAKKLGAWGLTEPGSGSDSGGLQTRAVEQPDGSWVLNGSKNFITQGSVGGTYVILARTDAAREGKGKNDGISAFVFNRDEVQGFSIGRKEDKLGLRSSDTAQLIFEDIHLPAEALLGERGNAFKDVMKVLDGGRVGIAAMGLGLGRAAFEYAAKYTLEREQFGKPIAYNQDISFRLANMDTKLEAARLLIRKAADLKDAGENFTVPVARAKLFATTVGVEACDEAIQMLGGYGYIKEYPVERFWRDNRLTRIGEGTDEVQRLVISRDVLKRFAD; from the coding sequence ATGACCAGCACCCTTGACCGCAGCGCCCAGACCCCCAGCCCCAACGTGCAGCCCATGAACGATGACCAGCGCACCATCGTGGGCGCCCTGAGGGCCTTCCTGAAGAACAAGGTCGAGCCGGGCGCCGCCGAGCGCGACCAGACGGGCGAGTTCCCGCTGCAGATCGTTCAGGAACTGGGCGAGATGGGCATCATGGGCGCGCAGACGCCCGAGGAATACGGCGGCTCCGCGCTGGATACGGCCACGTTCGCCATGATCATCGAGGAGATCGCGGCGGTGGACGGATCGCTGTGCCTGACCGTCGCGAGCCACAACTCGCTGTGCCAGGGCCACATTCTGATCGGCGGAACCGAGGCGCAGAAGGCCAAGTTCCTGCCCGACCTCGCCGCCGCGAAGAAGCTGGGCGCATGGGGCCTGACCGAACCGGGCAGCGGCAGCGACAGCGGCGGCCTGCAGACCCGGGCGGTGGAGCAGCCGGACGGCAGCTGGGTGCTCAACGGCTCCAAGAACTTCATCACCCAGGGCAGCGTGGGCGGCACCTACGTCATCCTGGCACGTACCGACGCCGCCCGCGAGGGCAAGGGCAAGAATGACGGCATCAGCGCCTTCGTCTTCAACCGCGACGAGGTTCAGGGATTTTCCATCGGGCGCAAGGAAGACAAGCTGGGCCTGCGCAGCAGCGACACCGCGCAGCTGATCTTCGAGGACATTCACCTGCCCGCCGAGGCGCTGCTCGGCGAGCGCGGCAACGCCTTCAAGGACGTCATGAAGGTACTGGATGGCGGGCGCGTGGGGATTGCCGCAATGGGCCTGGGCCTGGGCCGCGCCGCCTTTGAGTACGCCGCGAAGTACACCCTGGAGCGCGAGCAGTTCGGCAAGCCGATCGCCTACAACCAGGACATTTCCTTCCGCCTCGCGAACATGGACACCAAGCTGGAGGCCGCCCGCTTGCTGATCCGCAAGGCCGCCGACCTCAAGGACGCGGGTGAGAACTTCACCGTGCCGGTGGCCCGCGCCAAGCTGTTTGCCACCACCGTGGGCGTGGAGGCCTGTGACGAGGCCATTCAGATGCTCGGTGGGTATGGCTACATCAAGGAGTACCCGGTCGAACGGTTCTGGCGCGACAACCGCCTGACCCGCATCGGCGAGGGCACCGACGAGGTGCAGCGTCTGGTGATCAGCCGCGACGTGCTCAAGCGTTTCGCCGACTGA